In the genome of Physeter macrocephalus isolate SW-GA chromosome 20, ASM283717v5, whole genome shotgun sequence, one region contains:
- the CDKN2AIP gene encoding CDKN2A-interacting protein isoform X1, producing the protein MAQEVSEYLSQNPRVAAWVETLRPDGETDKHWRHRREFLLRNAGDLAPAGGAASAHPEEAADAESGTRSRQLQQLVSFSMAWANHVFLGCRYPQKVMDKILSMAEGIKVTDAPIHTTRDELVAKVKKRGISSSNEGVEEPTKKRAIEGKNSSAVEQDHVKIPAKTERASAQQESSSACSGSTTKSESSGNSARSSGTLSQNSSTSDGERSVSSQSSSSVPSQVTAVGCGKASEPEAPDKHGSASFVSSLLKSSVNSHVTQSTDSRQQSGSPKKSALEGSSVSASQSISEIEVPLLGSSGSSEVELPLLSSRPSSETASSGLTSKASSEASVSSSVSKNSSSSGTSLLTPKSTSSADTMLPSKSTSQGAAPLLASKNSSQTSGSLVSKSTSTASVSQLASKSSSQTSTSQLPSESAAQASESSVRFSCCKLTNEDVKQKQPFFNRLYKTVAWKLVAVGDFSPSMNHGELLNAAIKALKATLDVSLVPLIELADLPKNKSSRESIVCELRCKPVYLGTGCGKSKENAKAVASGEAWKLFLKKKMVVNICKRKYRSSEIEDLVLLDEESRRVNLPPALKHPQELL; encoded by the exons ATGGCGCAGGAGGTGTCGGAGTACCTGAGCCAGAACCCGCGGGTGGCCGCCTGGGTGGAGACGCTGCGCCCCGACGGCGAGACCGACAAACACTGGCGCCACCGGCGCGAGTTCCTGCTCCGCAACGCCGGGGACCTGGCCCCCGCCGGCGGCGCTGCCTCCGCCCACCCGGAGGAGGCCGCCGACGCCGAGAGCGGGACCCGCAGTcggcagctgcagcagctcgTCTCCTTTTCCATGGCCTGGGCCAACCACGTCTTCCTCGGGTGCCG gTACCCTCAAAAAGTTATGGATAAAATACTTAGTATGGCTGAAGGCATCAAAGTGACAGATGCTCCAATCCATACAACAAGAGACGAACTGGTTGCCAAGGTGAAGAAAAGAGGGATATCGAGTAGCAATG AAGGGGTAGAAGAGCCAACAAAAAAACGAGCCATAGAAGGAAAAAACAGTTCTGCGGTTGAGCAAGATCATGTGAAAATTCCTGCCAAAACAGAACGTGCATCAGCTCAGCAGGAAAGCAGTTCAGCGTGTTCGGGGTCAACTACCAAATCGGAGAGTAGTGGGAACTCAGCTCGGAGCTCTGGCACCCTGAGTCAGAATAGCTCCACAAGTGATGGAGAGCGCTCTGTTTCCAGCCAAAGCAGCAGCAGCGTTCCCTCTCAGGTAACGGCGGTAGGGTGTGGAAAAGCTTCTGAACCAGAAGCTCCAGATAAACATGGTTCAGCGTCATTTGTTTCTTCGTTGTTGAAATCCAGTGTGAACAGTCATGTGACCCAGTCCACTGATTCCAGACAACAAAGTGGATCCCCGAAAAAGAGTGCTTTGGAAGGCTCTTCAGTCTCAGCCTCTCAAAGCATCTCAGAGATTGAGGTGCCCTTGTTGGGCTCCTCCGGAAGCTCAGAAGTAGAGTTGCCACTGTTGTCTTCTAGACCTAGTTCAGAGACTGCGTCAAGCGGGTTAACTTCCAAAGCTAGTTCAGAGGCGAGTGTTTCGTCATCCGTTTCGAAGAACAGTTCCTCATCAGGCACATCCTTACTAACCCCCAAGAGCACCAGCTCGGCAGACACGATGCTGCCTTCCAAAAGCACTTCGCAGGGAGCTGCACCACTGTTAGCTTCCAAGAACAGCTCCCAGACCAGCGGCTCTCTGGTTTCCAAAAGCACTTCCACAGCAAGTGTGTCCCAGCTGGCTTCTAAGAGTAGCTCTCAGACCAGCACGTCACAGCTGCCTTCTGAAAGTGCTGCGCAGGCGAGCGAGAGTTCTGTGAGATTCTCTTGTTGCAAGTTAACCAATGAAGATGTGAAACAGAAGCAGCCTTTTTTCAATAGACTGTACAAAACGGTGGCATGGAAGTTGGTGGCCGTTGGTGACTTCAGTCCCAGCATGAATCATGGAGAGCTCCTAAACGCAGCTATCAAAGCTCTGAAAGCAACACTGGATGTGTCTCTTGTCCCGCTAATAGAACTGGCAGATCTGCCTAAAAATAAGAGCTCTCGAGAAAGTATTGTTTGTGAATTGAGATGTAAGCCTGTGTATTTGGGCACTGGCtgtggaaaaagcaaagaaaacgcAAAAGCAGTTGCATCAGGAGAAGCCTGGAAGTTATTTCTCAAGAAAAAGATGGTGGTAAACATATGTAAAAGGAAATACAGAAGCAGTGAAATAGAAGACTTAGTACTCCTCGATGAAGAGTCAAGGCGTGTAAACTTACCTCCAGCATTAAAACATCCTCAAGAATTACTATAA
- the CDKN2AIP gene encoding CDKN2A-interacting protein isoform X3: MAQEVSEYLSQNPRVAAWVETLRPDGETDKHWRHRREFLLRNAGDLAPAGGAASAHPEEAADAESGTRSRQLQQLVSFSMAWANHVFLGCRYPQKVMDKILSMAEGIKVTDAPIHTTRDELVAKKG; encoded by the exons ATGGCGCAGGAGGTGTCGGAGTACCTGAGCCAGAACCCGCGGGTGGCCGCCTGGGTGGAGACGCTGCGCCCCGACGGCGAGACCGACAAACACTGGCGCCACCGGCGCGAGTTCCTGCTCCGCAACGCCGGGGACCTGGCCCCCGCCGGCGGCGCTGCCTCCGCCCACCCGGAGGAGGCCGCCGACGCCGAGAGCGGGACCCGCAGTcggcagctgcagcagctcgTCTCCTTTTCCATGGCCTGGGCCAACCACGTCTTCCTCGGGTGCCG gTACCCTCAAAAAGTTATGGATAAAATACTTAGTATGGCTGAAGGCATCAAAGTGACAGATGCTCCAATCCATACAACAAGAGACGAACTGGTTGCCAAG AAGGGGTAG